In one Candidatus Poribacteria bacterium genomic region, the following are encoded:
- a CDS encoding LamG domain-containing protein, which yields MKYRLNVIMVLAVAVSLWSIGAFAADLTEGLVGYWPLDGNGNDESGNGKDAKLEKGAKWSDDGWVNGAVDFDGGGGHVVVDDTFELTTTAITVIARINGWKTIDWSGIVVGRSDPASWWMGVAANNTLTYVWNNNSALTWNWQGAPEIPENKWALVAIAIEPDKATSYIYHRDSDKLDSEVNDIPHIEQTVKNLKFGWDECCGARYFKGLIDEVMIYDRTLNADDLKRLATVGLPVESKGKLAITWAELKRD from the coding sequence GTGAAATATAGATTGAACGTTATTATGGTTTTAGCCGTTGCTGTGAGTCTTTGGTCTATAGGCGCGTTTGCAGCGGATCTTACGGAGGGACTTGTCGGCTATTGGCCCCTCGATGGCAATGGCAACGACGAATCAGGTAATGGAAAGGATGCCAAATTAGAAAAGGGCGCGAAATGGTCTGACGACGGTTGGGTGAACGGTGCGGTTGATTTTGATGGTGGTGGTGGACACGTCGTTGTCGATGATACGTTTGAATTGACAACGACCGCAATCACAGTGATTGCACGGATCAACGGTTGGAAAACGATAGATTGGTCGGGAATTGTCGTAGGTCGAAGTGATCCGGCATCGTGGTGGATGGGTGTTGCTGCGAACAATACTCTAACCTACGTATGGAACAATAATTCCGCACTGACGTGGAACTGGCAAGGCGCGCCAGAAATCCCAGAAAATAAATGGGCGTTGGTCGCGATAGCAATTGAACCTGACAAAGCAACGAGTTACATTTATCACAGAGATAGTGACAAGCTTGATTCTGAAGTAAATGATATTCCGCACATCGAACAGACAGTTAAAAATTTGAAGTTCGGATGGGATGAATGTTGTGGTGCCAGATACTTCAAAGGGTTAATTGACGAAGTGATGATCTATGACCGGACGTTGAACGCCGATGACCTCAAAAGGCTGGCAACTGTTGGGCTGCCTGTCGAGAGTAAAGGGAAACTCGCAATTACTTGGGCAGAACTTAAGAGAGATTAA
- a CDS encoding NUDIX domain-containing protein: MSRAQCIVHRQKRILMVKHRHEGEEWWCLPGGRIEPDETPEQAALRELREECRVEGTVIRPTSVVTFAPNDQYYTYLIEIGTQAVSLGNDPELKEKQILVEVAWICLNDLPERDRVFLWTAGLLTIPEFSEEIWHLPNVPP; the protein is encoded by the coding sequence ATGTCGCGTGCACAATGCATCGTTCATAGGCAAAAAAGAATTCTAATGGTCAAGCACCGTCACGAAGGAGAAGAGTGGTGGTGTCTTCCCGGTGGACGCATCGAACCAGATGAAACGCCGGAACAAGCCGCGCTGAGAGAACTTCGGGAAGAGTGCCGTGTCGAAGGCACTGTAATCCGTCCAACATCTGTCGTTACCTTTGCACCTAACGATCAATATTACACCTATTTGATAGAAATAGGTACGCAGGCAGTCTCCTTGGGAAACGATCCGGAACTAAAAGAGAAACAGATTCTTGTGGAGGTTGCGTGGATTTGCCTAAACGACCTCCCAGAACGAGATAGAGTATTTCTGTGGACTGCAGGTTTGTTGACAATTCCTGAATTTTCTGAGGAAATCTGGCACTTACCAAACGTACCGCCGTAA